A genome region from Chryseobacterium indicum includes the following:
- a CDS encoding DUF4178 domain-containing protein has translation MFYVCPACESGNKLDLTFDIKEYVCNTCSYLIDVENNKHQKHIKVPTENVVLDIGQKGIIDNTEYTVTGIIIRKYGTSIFWREYYLKDTKGEDAFLSESDGHWTFLHTINAMDVKKKLNGKAMELHGRNFRWYETTECTIHSAAGFFEDKLDFGLATYKEYVNATQMISHEHSKGKSEFFFGKHISKYKVKKAFGISNLPNYSGIGIVQPFYVNVKHTINIMAVSALLISLIQLYVVGTRTNKSVFEQEINFADVRNKEMVSKSFDLSGGSAPLKVEVYSNVDNSWANVGLGLVNEKTNEIVYASKDIEEYHGYEDGENWSEGRRNESFNFCGVAPGKYHFTISAEKQETPKETPPSYYATQDGSLTLSRDNNGTINVTNNSTMETTAFGSSKMIKEDTVSSLGRFIHQTLGKADIDSLLNTNLAAGTTTSAVSENKSVKIKAEWLPVSFRNFVFVLLFIIGFVAAVWFGRKSFERSKWFNSSNSPYTYS, from the coding sequence AAAATGTTGTATTGGATATCGGACAGAAAGGAATCATCGACAATACAGAATATACCGTCACCGGAATTATCATCCGCAAATACGGAACCAGTATTTTTTGGAGAGAATATTATTTAAAAGATACAAAAGGAGAAGATGCTTTTTTAAGTGAGAGCGATGGTCATTGGACTTTTCTTCATACCATTAATGCAATGGATGTAAAGAAAAAACTGAACGGAAAAGCAATGGAACTGCATGGAAGAAATTTCCGCTGGTATGAAACTACAGAATGCACCATTCATTCTGCAGCAGGTTTTTTTGAAGATAAACTGGATTTCGGACTGGCAACATACAAAGAGTACGTGAATGCGACTCAGATGATTTCGCATGAACACTCTAAAGGTAAAAGTGAATTCTTCTTTGGCAAACATATCTCAAAATATAAAGTAAAAAAAGCGTTTGGGATTTCAAATCTTCCCAATTATTCAGGAATAGGAATTGTTCAGCCATTTTATGTAAATGTAAAGCACACCATTAATATTATGGCGGTTTCGGCATTACTAATTAGTCTGATCCAATTGTATGTAGTCGGGACGAGAACCAATAAATCGGTTTTTGAGCAGGAAATTAATTTTGCAGATGTCCGCAATAAAGAAATGGTTAGTAAAAGCTTTGATTTATCAGGCGGTTCTGCCCCGTTAAAAGTTGAGGTATATTCCAATGTGGATAATTCCTGGGCAAATGTCGGTCTTGGTCTGGTTAATGAGAAAACCAACGAAATAGTTTATGCTTCTAAAGATATTGAAGAATATCATGGGTATGAAGACGGTGAAAACTGGAGCGAAGGAAGAAGGAATGAAAGTTTTAATTTCTGCGGAGTTGCTCCCGGAAAATACCACTTTACAATTTCAGCAGAAAAACAGGAAACTCCAAAGGAAACTCCACCTTCTTATTATGCAACTCAGGACGGAAGTTTAACCTTATCACGAGATAACAACGGAACCATTAACGTTACCAACAACAGTACGATGGAAACAACGGCTTTCGGAAGCTCAAAAATGATTAAGGAAGACACAGTAAGCAGTCTCGGACGATTTATTCATCAGACTTTGGGAAAAGCGGATATCGACTCTCTTTTGAATACCAATCTTGCAGCCGGAACCACTACATCTGCAGTCAGCGAAAATAAATCGGTTAAAATTAAGGCAGAATGGCTTCCTGTTTCCTTCAGGAATTTTGTGTTTGTTCTTTTGTTTATCATCGGGTTTGTCGCAGCAGTCTGGTTCGGAAGAAAATCTTTCGAAAGATCAAAATGGTTCAACAGTTCAAATTCACCTTACACCTACTCATAA
- a CDS encoding DUF350 domain-containing protein, with protein sequence MDQINFLPVINSVIYSFLGIVILLVCYLIIEKITPEKTWHEIAHNKNTALAIIFGAFIIGISMIISAAIHG encoded by the coding sequence ATGGATCAGATCAACTTTTTACCGGTCATCAATTCAGTGATTTATTCCTTTCTGGGAATAGTCATATTGCTGGTTTGTTATTTAATCATTGAAAAAATAACGCCGGAAAAAACATGGCACGAAATCGCTCACAATAAAAATACCGCTTTGGCGATTATTTTCGGAGCATTCATCATCGGGATATCAATGATCATAAGCGCAGCGATTCATGGATAA